In Jaculus jaculus isolate mJacJac1 chromosome 4, mJacJac1.mat.Y.cur, whole genome shotgun sequence, a single genomic region encodes these proteins:
- the Idh1 gene encoding isocitrate dehydrogenase [NADP] cytoplasmic has product MSRKINGGSVVEMQGDEMTRIIWELIKEKLIFPFVELDLHSYDLGIENRDATNDQVTKDAAEAIKKYNVGIKCATITPDEKRVEEFKLKQMWKSPNGTIRNILGGTVFREAIICKNIPRLVTSWVKPIIIGRHAYGDQYRATDFVVPGPGKVEISYTPSDGTQKVTYVVHNFEDGGGVAMGMYNQDKSIEDFAHSSFQMALSKGWPLYLSTKNTILKKYDGRFKDIFQEIYDKQYKSKFEAQKIWYEHRLIDDMVAQAMKSEGGFIWACKNYDGDVQSDSVAQGYGSLGMMTSVLICPDGKTVEAEAAHGTVTRHYRMYQKGQETSTNPIASIFAWTRGLAHRAKLDNNTELSFFAKTLEEVCIETIEAGFMTKDLAACIKGLPNVQRSDYLNTFEFMDKLGENLKIKLAQAKL; this is encoded by the exons ATGTCCAGAAAAATCAATGGCGGTTCTGTGGTAGAGATGCAAGGAGATGAAATGACACGGAtcatttgggaattaattaaagaaaagctCATTTTTCCCTTTGTAGAATTGGATCTGCACAG CTATGACTTAGGCATAGAGAACCGAGATGCCACCAATGACCAGGTCACCAAGGATGCTGCAGAAGCTATAAAGAAGTACAACGTTGGCATCAAGTGTGCTACTATCACTCCCGACGAGAAGAGGGTTGAGGAGTTCAAGTTGAAGCAGATGTGGAAATCTCCAAATGGCACCATCCGAAATATTCTGGGTGGCACTGTCTTCCGGGAAGCTATTATCTGCAAAAATATCCCCCGACTGGTGACCAGCTGGGTTAAACCCATCATCATAGGTCGTCATGCTTATGGGGACCAA TACAGAGCAACTGATTTTGTTGTTCCTGGTCCTGGAAAAGTAGAAATATCCTACACACCAAGTGATGGAACTCAAAAGGTGACATATGTGGTACATAATTTTGAAG ACGGTGGTGGTGTCGCCATGGGCATGTACAACCAAGATAAATCAATTGAAGATTTTGCACACAGTTCCTTCCAAATGGCTCTGTCTAAGGGCTGGCCTTTGTATCTGAGCACCAAGAACACTATTCTGAAGAAATATGATGGACGTTTTAAGGACATTTTTCAGGAGATCTATGACAA GCAGTACAAATCCAAGTTTGAAGCCCAGAAGATCTGGTATGAGCACAGGCTCATCGATGACATGGTGGCCCAGGCTATGAAATCCGAGGGCGGCTTCATCTGGGCCTGTAAAAACTATGATGGCGATGTGCAGTCAGACTCCGTGGCCCAAG GTTATGGCTCTCTTGGCATGATGACCAGTGTGCTGATTTGTCCAGATGGCAAGACAGTAGAGGCAGAGGCTGCCCATGGGACAGTGACACGTCACTACCGCATGTACCAGAAAGGACAAGAGACATCTACAAATCCCATTG CTTCCATTTTTGCCTGGACTAGAGGGTTAGCCCACAGAGCAAAGCTTGATAACAATACTGAGCTTAGCTTCTTTGCCAAGACTTTGGAAGAAGTTTGCATTGAGACCATTGAGGCCGGCTTCATGACTAAGGATCTGGCTGCTTGTATTAAAGGTTTACCCAA TGTGCAACGCTCTGACTACTTGAATACGTTTGAGTTCATGGACAAACTTGGAGAAAACTTGAAGATAAAACTAGCTCAGGCCAAACTTTGA